One stretch of Mastomys coucha isolate ucsf_1 unplaced genomic scaffold, UCSF_Mcou_1 pScaffold12, whole genome shotgun sequence DNA includes these proteins:
- the Hic2 gene encoding hypermethylated in cancer 2 protein yields MVSGPLALRWCPWAGHRDMGPDMELPSHSKQLLLQLNQQRAKGFLCDVIIMVENSIFRAHKNVLAASSIYFKSLVLHDNLINLDTDMVSSTVFQQILDFIYTGKLLPSDQPSEPNFSTLLTAASYLQLPELAALCRRKLKRAGKPFGPGRVGTAGIGRPTRSQRLSAASVIQARYPGLVDVRKGHPAPQELPQAKGSDDELFLGSSTQESTHGLGLGGPAGGEVGLGGCSTSTNGSSGGCEQELGLDLSKKSPPLPPTTPGPHLTPEDPAQLSDSQRESPTPTSTSALPVSNSASFVEPGATPDEPMDVEGAEENHLSLLEGQGGQPRKSLRHSARKKDWNKKEPVAGSPFDRRETGSKGSCPGEEGEGPRDRVPNGVLASSAGGGGPSASFGEPSLPCKEEEENGKDGSEDSGQSGSEGGSGHTGAHYVYRQEGYETVSYGDNLYVCIPCAKGFPSSEQLNAHVETHTEEELYIKEEGAYETGSGGAEEEAEDLSTPSAAYAAEPRPFKCSVCEKTYKDPATLRQHEKTHWLTRPFPCNICGKMFTQRGTMTRHMRSHLGLKPFACEECGMRFTRQYRLTEHMRVHSGEKPYECQLCGGKFTQQRNLISHLRMHTSPS; encoded by the exons ATGGTTTCTGGGCCCCTGGCACTCCG GTGGTGCCCGTGGGCAGGGCACAGGGACATGGGGCCAGACATGGAGCTTCCCAGCCATTCAAAACAACTCCTGCTACAGCTGAACCAGCAGAGGGCCAAGGGTTTCCTGTGTGACGtcatcatcatggtggagaaCTCTATCTTCCGGGCCCACAAGAATGTCCTGGCTGCTAGTAGCATCTATTTCAAGTCCCTGGTCCTGCATGATAACCTCATCAACTTAGACACAGACATGGTCAGCTCCACGGTGTTCCAGCAGATCCTGGACTTCATCTACACGGGCAAGCTGCTGCCCAGTGACCAGCCATCTGAGCCAAACTTCAGCACTCTACTCACTGCTGCCAGCTACCTCCAGCTGCCTGAGTTGGCAGCCCTCTGCCGTCGCAAACTGAAGCGAGCTGGCAAGCCCTTTGGCCCTGGGCGAGTGGGTACTGCTGGCATAGGGCGACCAACCCGCAGTCAGCGGCTATCCGCAGCCTCTGTCATCCAGGCTCGGTATCCAGGGCTTGTAGATGTACGTAAAGGACACCCTGCACCCCAGGAGCTCCCTCAGGCCAAAGGCTCAGATGATGAGCTTTTTCTGGGCAGCTCTACTCAGGAGAGCACACACGGCCTGGGCTTAGGGGGCCCAGCTGGTGGGGAGGTGGGCTTGGGGGGCTGCAGCACCAGCACCAATGGGAGCAGTGGGGGCTGTGAGCAGGAGCTGGGCTTGGACCTGTCCAAGAAGAGCCCACCCTTACCTCCTACAACCCCTGGCCCCCACCTTACTCCTGAGGACCCAGCCCAGCTGAGTGACAGCCAGCGAGAGTCACCCACACCCACATCGACCTCTGCCCTGCCTGTCAGCAATAGTGCCTCATTTGTTGAGCCGGGGGCCACTCCTGATGAGCCCATGGATGTGGAAGGGGCTGAGGAGAACCACCTGAGTCTGCTGGAAGGACAGGGTGGGCAGCCTCGCAAGAGCCTCCGGCATTCAGCCCGCAAAAAAGATTGGAACAAAAAGGAGCCTGTGGCTGGGTCCCCCTTTGATCGGAGAGAAACGGGGTCTAAGGGTTCCTGTCCAGGGGAAGAAGGTGAGGGGCCCCGAGACAGGGTTCCCAATGGCGTTCTGGCTAGCAGTGCTGGTGGAGGTGGCCCCAGTGCATCGTTCGGGGAGCCGTCACTCCCctgcaaggaggaggaggagaatggcaAAGATGGGAGTGAGGACAGTGGGCAGAGTGGGAGCGAGGGGGGCAGTGGCCACACTGGAGCCCACTATGTGTACCGGCAGGAAGGCTATGAGACAGTGTCGTATGGGGACAACCTTTATGTGTGCATCCCCTGTGCCAAGGGATTCCCCAGCTCTGAGCAGCTCAATGCTCAcgtggagacacacacagaggaggagtTATACATCAAGGAGGAAGGGGCTTATGAGACCGGCAGTGGGGGTgcagaggaggaggctgaggacCTATCAACACCCAGTGCAGCTTATGCAGCTGAGCCTCGTCCTTTCAAGTGCTCAGTTTGTGAGAAGACCTACAAGGACCCAGCCACACTGCGGCAACACGAGAAGACACACTGGTTGACCCGTCCGTTCCCCTGCaacatttgtggaaagatgttcaCACAACGAGGCACTATGACACGCCACATGCGGAGCCACCTGGGCCTGAAGCCCTTTGCCTGTGAGGAGTGTGGCATGCGATTCACTCGCCAGTACCGCCTCACAGAGCACATGCGTGTGCACTCAGGTGAGAAGCCTTATGAGTGCCAGCTCTGTGGAGGCAAGTTCACCCAACAGCGCAACCTCATCAGCCACCTGCGCATGCACACTTCCCCTTCCTAG